The stretch of DNA CCAGGCCGCGGGCCTCGTCCACGGCAATCTCCACGGCCTCGGCATAACGCGACGCCGGCAACAGCATGCGCGTCAGCGCCGTGCAGGTCTGCCCCGAGTTGATCATCACTTCCTGCACGCCATGGCGCACCGCCGCTTCGAGCGGGGCGTCGGCGGTGATCAGGAACGGCGACTTGCCGCCCAGCTCCAGGCACACCCGCTTCACCGACGGCGCCGCCGCCTGGGCAACCCGCACACCCGCGCCGGTCGAGCCGGTAAACGAGACCATGTCCACCTGTGGGTGCCGTGCCAGTGCCTCACCGACCTTCGACCCTGGCCCGCTGACCAGGTTGAACACCCCGGCCGGCAGCCCGATGGCCTCGACCATTTCGGCCAGCAGGAAGGCATGCAGCGGGGTTTCCTGACTTGGCTTGACCACCACTGTGCAGCCTGCAGCCAAGGCTGGTGCGAGCTTGCCGATCAGCTGGTGCAGCGGGTAGTTCCAGGGGTTGATGAACGCGCATACGCCCACGGCCTCGCGGTACACCAGCGAGTTGCCGACCTCGCGTACCTCGTCCATCAGGCCGGCCAGCTCGATGTACTGCTCAAGGCCGATGATGGGCCCGTCGACCTGCACTGGCCGGCACCACTGCACCGGCATGCCCAGTTCGGTGGTGATCACTGCAGCCATCTCGTCGGCCCGCGCCTTGAGCTGCTCGGCCAAGGCGCGAATGAACCCGGCGCGCACATTGGGGGGCGTTCGCGACCAGCCGGCGAACGCCCGGCGCGCCGCCTGGACCGCCCGCTCCACATCTTCTTCATTACCCAGCGGCACCTTGCCAGCTACCCCCTCGCTGGCCGGGTCGATCACCTCGGCCATGCCCTGCCCCGCCGGCTGCTGCCAGCGACCATCGATGAACAGACGGCTGTATTCACGCATGCGGTTGCGCCTCCATCAGTTCACTGGCGCAGCGGGCGATACGCCGGCAGGCTTCGCGCAGCGGCTCGGCGCCCAGCACCAGCCCCAGGCGGATATGCCCGGCCGCGCTCGGGCCGAACGCTTCACCGGCCAGCACCGACACGCCATGCCGGTCGAGCAGGCGGTCGGCGAACGCTTGCGCGCTGAGCCCGGTTTCGCGGATATCGACCATCACGAACATCCCGCCATCGGGCTTGAGTGCCCGTATGCCAGGGCAGTCTGCAAGGCTTGCACACACCAGGTCACGGCGTTGGCGGTAGGCTTCGCGCATGCCGTCCAGCTCTGGCAACTGCAACTCCAGCGCAGCCACCGCCGCATCCTGGATGAAGTCAGGCGAGCCATACAGCATGCACAGCGCCAGGTTCTCCAGGTGCCCGGACAACGCCGGCGAGCCGACCACCCAGCCAACCCGCCAACCGGTCATGGCATGGGACTTGGACAGGCTGTTCAGCGTCGCCGTGCGCTCGGCCATGCCCGGCAGGCTGGCGGGGCTGATGTGCTCGCCGTCGAACAGCAGCTCGCTGTACACCTCGTCGCTGATCAGCCACAGGTCATGGGCGATGCACAGTTCGGCCAGGGCCTCCCAGGTCCTGCGCGGCAGGCTGGCACCGGAAGGGTTGTGCGGGCTGTTCAGTGCCAGGGCGCGGGTGCGCGGGGTGATCCGCGCGGCGACGTCTTCGGCTTGCACGCGAAAGCCATGCTCCGGGCGCACCGGCACCGGCACCACCTTGGCACCGCAGGCACCGAACACCGCCTCGTAGGTGACATACATCGGTTCGGCGACGATCACTTCATCGCCCGCCTCCAGCACGCATTGCGCCACGCAGAACAGCGCGCACTGCGCCCCTGCCAGCACCGTCACCTGGTCAGCGCTGACCACCTGGCCACTGCGTTGCTGGTGGCGCCGGGCGATGGCCTCGCGCAGGCTGCGCTTGCCGCGCACATCGGCGTAATGGGTATTGCCGGCCTCAAGGCTGGCCACGGCCGCCTGGACGATCGGCGCCGGGGTGTCGAAGTCCGGGTCGCCGACCGAAAGCAGCAGCACGTCGTGGCCCTGCTCGAGCATGGCCAGGGCGCGGTAGTGGATCTCCCAGGCGGCGGCGCCGTCACCGGCGATCCGTTGGGTCAATGAGGAAAATCGCATGGCTGGTTGTCCTGTTATGTGCAGTGGGCTCAGCGCGCGCAGGCGTGCTTGAGCTCGATCAGGGTCACGCCGTTGCGGGCAAAGCCGCCGCGCAGGTCGCGTTGCAGGTCGTCGAGGCTCTGCGGCTGCGCGACCGTGCAACCAAAGGCACGGGCCAGGCCGGCGAAGTCCGGGTTGCGCGGCAGTACGCCGATGGGCTCGATGTCCAGGTCGAGCATGTCGTCGCGGATCTGCCCCAGGGCATCGTTGTTCCACAACAGCACCACCAGCGGGCGGTCCAGCTCCTCGACTGCGGTCGCAAGCTCTTGCGCGGTGTAGAGGAAGCCACCGTCACCCACCAGCACCAGGCCTGGGCGGTCGGCAGTGGCGAACATGGCACCGATACCTGCCGGCAGGCCGTAGCCAAGGGTGCCGTAGCCGGTGGGGTGTAGCCAACTGCGCGGCGCCCTGCTGTTGAAGACGTAATTGCCGGTGTAGGCCAGCTGGGTCATGTCGGTGCTGACGAAGGCGTTGTCCGGCAGCTCGGCCGCAACCCGCTGCAGGATCGCCTGGTGAATCGCCTGCAAGGGGCCGTGGCCGGCCTGCACGGCATCGCGCAGGCGGCGCACCGCAGCGCTCGCCTGGGACGCATCGCGCACGCCGTCCGGCAACTGTTCGAGCAGCCCCGTCAGGGTCTGCCGGGCATCGCCATGCAACGCCAGCGCACAGGGGTAGAAGTCGTTGAACTTGCGCGGGTCGATGTCCACCCGCAGCAGTTCGCCGGTCAGTGGCAGGCGCTCGCGCCAGAAGTCGGTGTCGGCCATCTCGGTACCGACTGCCAGCACCACATCGGCCTCACCGATCATTGACCAACCCGGCTCCACACAGAGGGTGGAACCGGCGTTGAGCGGCGAGTCCAGCGGCGCCAGCCCCTTGCCGGCGACGCTGGTGAACAGCGGTGCCGCCAGGCGTGTGCTGAGCTGCTGCAGTTCGGCGCCAGCCTGCAGGGCGCCGCCCCCAGCGATGATCATCGGGCGCTTCGCCGCCGCCAGCCTGGCGGCCGCCTGCTGCAGGCTGTCGAGGCTGGCCGGGCCGCGACCAGGGCGGCGTACCACATCAGAGCTCCAGTCCCGCGCCACGGGCGCAGCCAGCACGTCCAGCGGCACCGAGATATGCACCGGGCGCGGGCGTTCGCTGTCGAACACGGCATAGGCGCGGGCGACCAGCTCTGGCAGGTCCTCGGCCTTCAGTGCCACGGCCGAGAAGGCGGTGATTGGCGCGGTCATGGCGCGCTGGTCCTGGGTTTCGTGCAGGCAGCCCCAGCCTTTGCCCAGGCTTGCCGTGTGGTTGACGCTGGAGATCACCAGCAGCGGAATCGAGTCGGCGTAGGCCTGGCCGATGGCGGTGGCCGCGTTGGTCACGCCGGGGCCGGTGATGACGAAGCAGACACCCGGCTTGCCGCTGACCCGGGCATAGCCGTCCGCCATGAAGCCGGCA from Pseudomonas putida encodes:
- a CDS encoding 5-guanidino-2-oxopentanoate decarboxylase, with the protein product MTNPTLTGGQALVRLLANYGVDTVFGIPGVHTLELYRGLPGSGIRHVLTRHEQGAGFMADGYARVSGKPGVCFVITGPGVTNAATAIGQAYADSIPLLVISSVNHTASLGKGWGCLHETQDQRAMTAPITAFSAVALKAEDLPELVARAYAVFDSERPRPVHISVPLDVLAAPVARDWSSDVVRRPGRGPASLDSLQQAAARLAAAKRPMIIAGGGALQAGAELQQLSTRLAAPLFTSVAGKGLAPLDSPLNAGSTLCVEPGWSMIGEADVVLAVGTEMADTDFWRERLPLTGELLRVDIDPRKFNDFYPCALALHGDARQTLTGLLEQLPDGVRDASQASAAVRRLRDAVQAGHGPLQAIHQAILQRVAAELPDNAFVSTDMTQLAYTGNYVFNSRAPRSWLHPTGYGTLGYGLPAGIGAMFATADRPGLVLVGDGGFLYTAQELATAVEELDRPLVVLLWNNDALGQIRDDMLDLDIEPIGVLPRNPDFAGLARAFGCTVAQPQSLDDLQRDLRGGFARNGVTLIELKHACAR
- a CDS encoding pyridoxal phosphate-dependent aminotransferase, producing the protein MRFSSLTQRIAGDGAAAWEIHYRALAMLEQGHDVLLLSVGDPDFDTPAPIVQAAVASLEAGNTHYADVRGKRSLREAIARRHQQRSGQVVSADQVTVLAGAQCALFCVAQCVLEAGDEVIVAEPMYVTYEAVFGACGAKVVPVPVRPEHGFRVQAEDVAARITPRTRALALNSPHNPSGASLPRRTWEALAELCIAHDLWLISDEVYSELLFDGEHISPASLPGMAERTATLNSLSKSHAMTGWRVGWVVGSPALSGHLENLALCMLYGSPDFIQDAAVAALELQLPELDGMREAYRQRRDLVCASLADCPGIRALKPDGGMFVMVDIRETGLSAQAFADRLLDRHGVSVLAGEAFGPSAAGHIRLGLVLGAEPLREACRRIARCASELMEAQPHA
- a CDS encoding aldehyde dehydrogenase family protein, which codes for MREYSRLFIDGRWQQPAGQGMAEVIDPASEGVAGKVPLGNEEDVERAVQAARRAFAGWSRTPPNVRAGFIRALAEQLKARADEMAAVITTELGMPVQWCRPVQVDGPIIGLEQYIELAGLMDEVREVGNSLVYREAVGVCAFINPWNYPLHQLIGKLAPALAAGCTVVVKPSQETPLHAFLLAEMVEAIGLPAGVFNLVSGPGSKVGEALARHPQVDMVSFTGSTGAGVRVAQAAAPSVKRVCLELGGKSPFLITADAPLEAAVRHGVQEVMINSGQTCTALTRMLLPASRYAEAVEIAVDEARGLVMGDPQDPRSFLGPMCSAGQRRTVQEYIRVGQEEGARLVCGGASAPGFERGFYVPPTIFAAVDNRMRIAQEEIFGPVLCLIPYADEAEGIALANDSPFGLSSAVWAGSRDKALQLGRQLRAGQCFVNGGAFNYQAPFGGYKQSGNGREWGEEGLNEFVEVKAIQL